One region of Rhodophyticola sp. CCM32 genomic DNA includes:
- a CDS encoding ABC transporter ATP-binding protein, with amino-acid sequence METALDIQGLHVRYGPIRAVQGVDLSVPNGGITALLGANGAGKTTTVMAVAGTLPVASGTVSIFGTDMTEATPDAIVRAGVAISPEGRRVFAQLSVEENLVLAGSVLRDDALSARRVADMKERFPILGERSRQMAGLLSGGEQQMLAVARALMSGPRLLLLDEPSLGLAPQVVDQIFDIVEELKADGISVLLVEQNAALALDIADHAVVLANGTVAAAGAPSDLANDAVLRSAYLAA; translated from the coding sequence ATGGAAACAGCACTCGACATCCAGGGCCTGCATGTGCGTTACGGCCCGATCCGCGCGGTTCAGGGCGTTGACCTGAGCGTGCCCAACGGGGGCATCACCGCCCTTCTGGGCGCCAACGGCGCGGGAAAGACGACCACCGTGATGGCCGTTGCCGGCACGTTGCCAGTGGCGTCGGGCACTGTTTCCATCTTCGGCACCGATATGACAGAGGCCACGCCCGACGCCATTGTGCGCGCGGGCGTGGCCATTTCACCGGAAGGGCGCCGTGTGTTCGCGCAACTGAGCGTGGAAGAAAACCTTGTGCTTGCCGGTTCGGTCCTGCGCGACGACGCCCTCAGCGCCAGGCGCGTGGCCGATATGAAAGAGCGGTTCCCGATCCTGGGTGAGCGCAGCCGGCAGATGGCCGGTCTTCTCTCTGGCGGGGAACAACAAATGCTGGCAGTTGCGCGCGCATTGATGAGTGGCCCGCGCCTCCTGTTGCTGGATGAACCATCTCTTGGTCTGGCCCCGCAGGTCGTCGACCAGATTTTTGACATCGTCGAAGAACTGAAAGCTGATGGCATTTCCGTTCTGCTGGTCGAACAGAACGCCGCACTGGCGCTTGATATTGCCGATCACGCAGTGGTGCTTGCCAATGGCACGGTTGCCGCGGCAGGCGCGCCAT
- a CDS encoding ABC transporter substrate-binding protein, which translates to MIRNSLLFSTAMATGMAGMAMADGYTIGVMSAQSGYLAPYDGPAYAGFQFCIDEMNANGGLNGTTPVELIVRDTRSDIAEGVKVVQEMIDEGAQFIVASADADPTIAAAQITAADSIPTMTFAGTAPVLTQVGEHVFGSYPADNQQATVLAGYALDQGLERVWLVKSPDSAYTLGGPEYFGEVFSALGGSVVGESSYSLNQPDFSAIVTTIANADPAPDVIVTWAWEPDFPAFIRALRGAGLDTQVMGGDVLDTPTVRGLGDVVAGVTHTSGGFPDEGSAYADFIERFTAATGTTPDNNYYVNGCDIAHMIEDAVAAAGTTDPAAVTAAMAAIEDGEGIMSNFTFAGTDRMPLRDVVVARISETGEKEFILRSTADPALLPQP; encoded by the coding sequence ATGATACGCAATTCCCTTCTTTTTTCGACCGCGATGGCAACCGGTATGGCCGGCATGGCGATGGCTGATGGCTACACGATCGGCGTGATGTCAGCACAATCGGGCTATCTGGCGCCTTATGACGGACCGGCTTATGCCGGGTTTCAGTTCTGCATTGATGAAATGAACGCCAATGGCGGTCTGAATGGCACAACGCCGGTTGAACTGATCGTGCGCGACACCCGCTCGGACATCGCCGAGGGCGTCAAGGTCGTGCAGGAAATGATCGACGAAGGCGCACAATTCATTGTGGCCTCGGCAGATGCGGACCCGACAATCGCGGCCGCCCAGATCACGGCGGCAGACAGCATTCCGACCATGACCTTTGCCGGAACAGCACCCGTTCTGACCCAGGTCGGCGAACATGTGTTTGGCAGCTACCCCGCCGACAACCAGCAAGCCACCGTGCTTGCCGGCTACGCCCTCGATCAGGGCCTTGAACGGGTCTGGCTCGTGAAATCCCCCGACAGTGCCTACACACTTGGCGGTCCGGAATACTTTGGCGAGGTGTTCTCCGCTCTCGGCGGTTCGGTCGTGGGCGAAAGCAGCTACTCGCTGAACCAGCCTGACTTTTCGGCCATCGTAACCACAATTGCGAATGCCGATCCGGCCCCCGACGTGATCGTCACCTGGGCCTGGGAGCCGGATTTTCCTGCGTTCATTCGTGCCCTGCGCGGGGCCGGGCTCGACACACAAGTCATGGGCGGTGATGTGCTGGATACGCCAACCGTTCGCGGCCTTGGTGATGTTGTCGCCGGTGTCACCCATACCTCCGGCGGTTTCCCGGACGAAGGCTCGGCCTATGCTGATTTCATCGAACGGTTCACTGCCGCGACGGGCACCACGCCTGACAACAACTACTACGTCAACGGCTGTGACATCGCGCATATGATCGAGGATGCAGTGGCCGCGGCGGGCACAACCGATCCTGCTGCCGTAACCGCTGCGATGGCGGCCATCGAGGACGGCGAAGGCATCATGTCGAACTTCACCTTCGCGGGCACCGACCGGATGCCTCTGCGCGACGTTGTTGTCGCTCGGATCTCCGAAACCGGCGAAAAAGAGTTCATCCTGCGCAGCACCGCCGATCCGGCGCTCCTGCCCCAACCGTAA
- a CDS encoding branched-chain amino acid ABC transporter ATP-binding protein/permease, whose translation MSTSTAPLLSHPGRLRAANLLRTATAIAVLVLVVVGLNVIFGRTGERIAVQMCVNVVAVVALAIYCGNTGIVSFGHGAFLALGAYLSGILTMPAGLQRSALPDLPAFLSGYETTLWVSLPVVAIVGLAFAALTGSAISRLVGASATIATLGLLIIAHGVAIGAREITRGSQTFYGVPRATDLGLAFSAAVVAILIARWFRESRWGLFARAARDDQDAATALGINARRSRFFAWCVSGAMATVAGALYGHMLGAFSPASFYLGLVFTQVVMMIVGGMASVGGAVVGVVAVTLLQDTVRQFEGGATVLGVTLPEVFGLTTIVLGLAILLVIWARPQGLVGGFEPGPGADANLLKRIKSQVTPANPPEPVPAAQLKASGLSKSFAGVKAVRDVSFEAPTGRITGLIGPNGAGKSTLVNLLTRAYQADTGAAHMGEVDLTRVPHHKVPGYGVSRSFQNLRLFRGLTAYENVLTAALVAGHDRTTAAAVTLRELAAFDLGNVAGYRADSLPYGARKRLEIARALAQDPKVLLLDEPAAGMNPAETDDLADRLTEVGAIRGIGILLIDHDLQFVNRLSDWIVVMHQGVVIAQGTPEDVRANPSVIEAYIGRGRTAKKAEIINSTPEKPTEEIPT comes from the coding sequence ATGAGTACGAGTACCGCGCCACTATTATCCCACCCGGGGCGATTGCGGGCGGCCAATCTGCTGCGCACCGCGACCGCAATCGCTGTGCTTGTTCTGGTTGTTGTCGGGCTCAACGTGATCTTTGGGCGCACCGGCGAAAGGATCGCGGTACAGATGTGCGTCAATGTCGTCGCCGTCGTGGCGCTGGCTATCTATTGCGGCAACACGGGCATTGTCTCGTTCGGGCATGGCGCGTTTCTTGCACTCGGGGCCTATCTGTCGGGCATTCTGACGATGCCTGCCGGTTTGCAACGCAGCGCGCTGCCCGATCTTCCGGCGTTTCTATCGGGGTATGAAACAACCCTCTGGGTGTCCTTGCCTGTTGTCGCAATTGTTGGCCTGGCCTTTGCCGCGTTGACCGGAAGCGCCATCTCGCGCCTCGTCGGAGCCTCCGCGACCATTGCGACCCTTGGGCTATTGATCATTGCCCATGGTGTGGCGATCGGAGCACGGGAAATCACGCGTGGCAGCCAGACCTTCTATGGCGTGCCGCGCGCAACGGATCTGGGTCTGGCCTTCAGCGCAGCCGTTGTGGCCATTCTGATCGCACGCTGGTTCCGGGAAAGCCGCTGGGGGCTTTTTGCCCGCGCCGCGCGCGATGACCAGGATGCCGCCACAGCCCTTGGGATCAACGCAAGACGCAGCCGGTTCTTCGCCTGGTGTGTGTCGGGCGCGATGGCAACGGTCGCAGGGGCGCTTTACGGCCATATGCTGGGGGCATTTTCGCCCGCGTCCTTCTATCTCGGGCTTGTCTTCACGCAGGTGGTCATGATGATCGTGGGCGGCATGGCCTCGGTCGGTGGTGCCGTGGTGGGCGTGGTGGCGGTGACGCTTTTGCAGGACACGGTCCGGCAGTTCGAAGGCGGCGCGACTGTGCTGGGCGTGACCTTGCCCGAAGTCTTTGGCCTGACGACAATTGTCCTCGGTCTCGCCATCCTGCTGGTGATCTGGGCGCGGCCACAAGGCCTGGTCGGCGGCTTCGAACCCGGACCCGGAGCCGATGCCAATCTGCTCAAGCGGATCAAATCGCAGGTCACACCTGCAAACCCTCCCGAACCCGTCCCTGCGGCACAGCTCAAGGCATCCGGCCTTTCGAAAAGTTTTGCCGGTGTGAAAGCGGTGAGAGATGTCAGCTTCGAGGCCCCGACGGGGCGTATTACCGGCCTCATCGGCCCCAACGGCGCGGGCAAATCGACGCTTGTCAACCTTCTGACACGTGCCTATCAGGCCGATACGGGTGCCGCCCATATGGGCGAGGTCGATCTGACCCGTGTGCCTCACCACAAGGTGCCGGGTTATGGTGTGTCGCGCAGTTTTCAGAACCTGCGGCTGTTCCGTGGCCTGACGGCGTATGAAAATGTCCTGACCGCAGCACTTGTCGCGGGCCATGACCGAACAACCGCCGCCGCTGTCACCTTGCGGGAACTGGCGGCGTTTGATCTTGGCAATGTCGCCGGATACCGCGCCGACAGCCTGCCTTACGGGGCGCGCAAACGGTTAGAGATTGCGCGCGCCCTTGCACAGGATCCAAAGGTGCTTTTGCTTGACGAACCGGCGGCGGGCATGAATCCGGCGGAAACCGATGACCTGGCGGATCGCCTGACAGAGGTCGGCGCGATACGCGGGATTGGCATTCTTCTGATCGACCATGATTTGCAATTCGTGAACCGCCTGTCCGACTGGATCGTGGTGATGCACCAGGGCGTCGTCATTGCCCAGGGCACGCCGGAAGACGTGCGCGCAAACCCAAGTGTTATCGAGGCTTATATCGGCAGAGGACGCACAGCAAAAAAAGCAGAAATCATCAACTCCACCCCCGAAAAACCAACAGAGGAAATTCCAACATGA
- a CDS encoding N-formylglutamate amidohydrolase: MKTAVQTLLGPADPAPVEVTNGESGADIILLCEHAGRAIPRALGSLGVSKDIILSHRGWDIGAEQVARKVADRLQVPLVIQKYSRLVIDCNRPPDSPMAVPGVSDHAEVPGNRALTPAERAMRIEEVFRPMDAELTRLFESHPRRAAFSIHSFTPRLNGFERPWHAGFLSRRQTGTAQALMDHIAKARPDLTLAINEPYQIESDSDWFIPAHAEPRGLTHSLIEIRNDQIREPGDVAVWADLLAGAITAATGGDTQ; encoded by the coding sequence ATGAAGACAGCCGTTCAAACCTTGCTCGGCCCTGCCGACCCCGCGCCGGTGGAGGTGACAAACGGGGAAAGCGGCGCGGACATCATCCTGCTGTGCGAACATGCCGGGCGCGCGATCCCCCGGGCGCTTGGCAGCCTTGGTGTTTCCAAAGACATTATCCTCAGCCACCGTGGCTGGGACATTGGCGCGGAACAGGTGGCGCGCAAGGTGGCGGACCGTCTGCAGGTGCCGCTGGTCATCCAGAAATATTCGCGTCTGGTCATCGACTGCAACCGTCCACCGGACAGTCCAATGGCGGTCCCCGGGGTCAGTGACCATGCAGAGGTGCCGGGAAACCGCGCACTCACACCCGCAGAGCGCGCGATGCGCATTGAGGAGGTGTTCCGGCCCATGGATGCAGAATTGACGCGCCTGTTTGAGAGCCACCCGCGCCGGGCGGCTTTTTCGATCCACTCGTTCACACCCCGTTTGAACGGGTTTGAGCGGCCCTGGCACGCAGGGTTTCTAAGCCGCAGACAGACAGGCACGGCGCAGGCCCTGATGGATCATATCGCAAAGGCCCGTCCCGATCTGACCCTCGCGATCAACGAACCCTATCAGATTGAGTCAGACAGCGACTGGTTCATTCCCGCCCATGCCGAACCGCGTGGGCTGACACACAGCCTGATCGAAATCCGAAACGACCAGATCCGCGAACCGGGTGATGTGGCGGTTTGGGCTGACCTTCTGGCAGGGGCCATTACAGCCGCAACCGGGGGAGATACGCAATGA
- a CDS encoding ornithine cyclodeaminase yields the protein MDTPSDKALVPFVSVENMLALIYEHGIGTCLAELADMIEADFKRWPDFDKTPRVASHSKLGVIELMPTSDGADYAFKFVNGHPSNTKAGLQTVTAFGVLASVETGYPELFSEMTLLTALRTAATSAMVTRALAPKSAKTAAIIGNGAQSEFQILGLAAVCGITDFRLFDIEPSATGRCIANLEGQNVNLTACTSTEEAMEGAEVVTTCTADKSYQTILTDNLVGAGLHINAIGGDCPGKTELHRDILMRSDIFVEYPEQTRIEGDIQQLDPDHPVTELWQVLNGTRSGRTSADQVTVFDGVGFAIEDFSAMRWLREKVADGALTELLDLIADPDDPRDLFGMTKRYAIRAGKAA from the coding sequence ATGGATACCCCTTCCGACAAGGCACTGGTTCCCTTCGTCAGCGTTGAAAACATGCTGGCGCTGATTTACGAACATGGCATCGGCACCTGTCTGGCCGAACTGGCCGACATGATCGAGGCCGATTTCAAACGCTGGCCAGATTTCGACAAAACCCCGCGCGTGGCGTCGCACTCAAAGCTTGGCGTGATCGAGTTGATGCCAACCTCTGACGGGGCGGATTACGCCTTCAAGTTCGTCAACGGGCACCCCTCCAACACAAAGGCCGGCCTGCAAACCGTCACCGCCTTCGGTGTGTTGGCGTCTGTCGAGACCGGCTATCCTGAGCTGTTCTCGGAAATGACCCTGCTCACGGCTCTGCGCACCGCCGCCACCTCGGCCATGGTGACCCGTGCTCTTGCCCCGAAATCCGCAAAAACCGCCGCGATCATCGGGAATGGCGCGCAATCTGAATTCCAGATTTTGGGGCTTGCCGCGGTCTGCGGCATCACCGATTTCCGGCTGTTCGACATTGAACCAAGCGCGACCGGCCGATGCATTGCAAACCTTGAAGGGCAAAACGTCAACCTGACCGCTTGCACCTCCACCGAAGAGGCCATGGAGGGCGCCGAGGTCGTGACGACCTGCACCGCCGACAAGAGCTATCAGACCATTTTGACCGACAATCTTGTGGGCGCGGGCCTTCACATCAACGCCATCGGCGGCGATTGCCCGGGAAAGACCGAACTGCACCGCGATATCCTGATGCGCAGCGATATTTTCGTGGAATATCCCGAACAGACCCGCATCGAGGGCGACATTCAGCAACTGGATCCGGACCATCCTGTCACGGAGCTTTGGCAGGTTCTGAACGGCACACGGTCAGGCCGGACATCGGCAGATCAGGTCACTGTCTTCGACGGGGTCGGCTTCGCGATCGAAGATTTCTCGGCCATGCGCTGGCTGCGCGAGAAAGTTGCAGATGGCGCGCTGACCGAATTGCTGGACCTGATTGCCGATCCCGACGACCCCAGGGATTTGTTCGGGATGACAAAGCGGTACGCGATACGGGCTGGGAAGGCCGCATGA
- a CDS encoding glutamine synthetase family protein has protein sequence MTLPLIFAATSDISGKVRGKAFPADQLDKRLQRGVGWTPTNVQMTCFDGIADSPFGALGDLLLIPDPTTEARATFAGVTEHFMLGDIVTLDGEPWAFCTRAILRKALKRLHEVAGVHLISAFEHEFQLKDAPLLENQGYGREGFELQRRLCETLMATLAKNDIAPDSIMKEFGANQYEVVVGPAKGVRSADEAVILREFTRSTARSLGEAATFTPIRDVASVGNGVHIHMSFVDDDGSPVTYDADGPCGMSKITGSFAAGVLKYLPNILAITAPSVISYERLTPHRWSAAYNNLGFRDREASLRVCPVTGKDPASIARQFNIEFRASDAAASPYMALAAVVHAGTQGIEDGLKAPVPTEEDLSLLPPGDLAQKGLVRLPETLDAALEAFRSDTIVTGWFGPEFEAVYSAHKADEIDTVKDMDTPEKCTAYEGTY, from the coding sequence ATGACACTGCCGCTGATTTTTGCCGCCACGTCTGACATCTCGGGCAAGGTCCGTGGCAAGGCCTTTCCAGCCGACCAGTTGGACAAGCGCTTGCAACGTGGCGTCGGCTGGACGCCCACCAATGTGCAAATGACCTGCTTTGACGGCATTGCCGACAGCCCGTTTGGCGCTCTTGGCGATTTGTTGCTGATCCCTGATCCCACCACCGAGGCCAGGGCCACATTCGCAGGGGTAACCGAGCATTTCATGCTGGGCGATATCGTCACGCTTGATGGCGAGCCCTGGGCTTTTTGCACGCGCGCGATTCTCAGGAAGGCGTTGAAACGGCTGCATGAGGTCGCGGGCGTTCATCTTATTTCGGCGTTTGAGCATGAATTCCAGCTGAAGGATGCGCCGCTTCTCGAAAACCAGGGCTACGGACGCGAAGGGTTCGAGTTGCAGCGCCGGCTTTGTGAAACCCTGATGGCCACGCTTGCCAAAAATGACATCGCGCCTGACAGCATCATGAAGGAATTCGGCGCCAACCAGTACGAGGTTGTTGTTGGTCCGGCAAAGGGCGTGCGGTCTGCGGATGAGGCTGTGATCCTGCGCGAATTCACCCGGTCTACGGCCCGGTCACTGGGCGAGGCCGCGACCTTTACACCGATCCGAGACGTGGCCAGCGTTGGCAATGGCGTCCACATCCATATGAGCTTTGTCGATGATGACGGCAGCCCTGTAACCTACGACGCAGACGGCCCTTGCGGCATGTCCAAGATCACCGGTTCTTTTGCCGCCGGTGTCTTGAAATATCTGCCGAATATCCTGGCAATCACGGCTCCCTCCGTCATCTCCTACGAACGGCTGACCCCGCATCGCTGGTCTGCCGCCTACAACAATCTTGGCTTTCGCGACCGCGAGGCCTCCTTGCGCGTCTGCCCTGTGACCGGGAAAGACCCAGCCTCCATCGCCAGACAATTCAACATCGAATTCCGTGCATCAGACGCTGCCGCCTCGCCCTATATGGCGCTGGCGGCTGTCGTTCACGCCGGAACCCAGGGTATCGAGGACGGGCTGAAAGCCCCGGTTCCAACAGAAGAGGACCTGTCGCTTCTGCCGCCCGGTGATCTCGCGCAGAAAGGCTTGGTCCGTCTCCCCGAAACGCTTGACGCGGCACTTGAGGCTTTCCGGTCTGACACAATTGTCACCGGCTGGTTCGGTCCGGAATTCGAAGCTGTCTATTCCGCGCATAAAGCGGATGAGATTGACACCGTCAAAGACATGGACACCCCCGAGAAATGCACGGCCTATGAAGGGACCTATTGA
- a CDS encoding MurR/RpiR family transcriptional regulator, whose protein sequence is MLIKDRIENTAETLTSGERKLAAAILSDYPFAGLSSIQELAKHAEVSAPSISRFVTKIGLDGYQDFQRDLIAELKEGHRSPVQLHQAGRSVEEGGYLKDFIAKAASQMAMAADAITEDQFNQICTLLTDQKRCVYVLGGRISDTIAKHLSFHLRQIRKDVFHLPDNPESWPEYLLRMRAGDILYMVDFRRYQPALEALGKTANAERNVRVILMTDKWISPVAKHAHEVMPVPIDSGTLWDTYSAALSVTEAIVTHIAEDNWVQTRDRIKAWDALRLTPKEGEK, encoded by the coding sequence ATGCTGATCAAAGACCGCATAGAGAACACTGCCGAAACCCTGACCAGCGGGGAACGCAAACTGGCCGCGGCGATACTGTCGGATTATCCGTTCGCAGGCCTGTCCTCGATTCAGGAGCTGGCAAAACACGCCGAAGTCTCTGCGCCTTCGATTTCGCGCTTTGTCACCAAGATCGGGCTTGACGGCTATCAGGATTTCCAGCGCGATCTGATTGCCGAGTTGAAAGAGGGTCACCGCTCACCCGTCCAGCTTCACCAGGCGGGACGCTCTGTTGAAGAAGGTGGCTACCTGAAGGATTTCATCGCCAAGGCCGCCAGCCAGATGGCCATGGCTGCGGATGCGATCACGGAAGACCAGTTCAATCAGATATGCACCCTTCTGACGGACCAGAAGCGCTGTGTTTACGTCTTGGGCGGCCGGATCAGTGACACGATTGCCAAACATCTTTCCTTTCACCTGCGCCAGATCCGCAAGGATGTGTTTCATCTGCCGGACAACCCGGAAAGCTGGCCGGAATACCTTCTCAGGATGCGTGCAGGCGACATCCTCTACATGGTTGATTTCCGGCGCTATCAGCCTGCATTGGAAGCGCTTGGCAAAACCGCCAATGCCGAACGCAATGTCCGCGTGATCCTGATGACGGACAAATGGATATCGCCCGTCGCCAAACATGCCCATGAGGTGATGCCCGTGCCCATAGACAGTGGCACATTGTGGGACACCTATTCCGCTGCCCTGTCGGTGACAGAGGCCATCGTCACACATATTGCCGAAGACAACTGGGTTCAAACCCGCGATCGCATCAAGGCCTGGGATGCCCTGCGTTTAACCCCGAAGGAAGGTGAGAAATGA
- a CDS encoding isochorismatase family cysteine hydrolase: MQMTRDIPLQPDQSALLFIDVQNFAAHRDGAEFGGLSDAEFDAKYGWFFDQLKTRVVPNMQALQKGARAAGIEVLYTTIESLTKDGRDRSLDYKITGFNVPKGSWDGKVIDELAPGEDEIVFPKSSSSVFVSTHIDYVLRNLGVKQLVISGLVTDQCVESAIRDACDLGYLVTQVTDACMTYTQARHDNSLETIKGYCRQVKTAQLLMEIGHG; the protein is encoded by the coding sequence ATGCAGATGACCCGCGATATTCCTCTTCAACCCGATCAATCGGCGCTGCTGTTCATTGACGTTCAGAACTTTGCCGCACACCGGGATGGGGCAGAGTTTGGCGGGCTGTCAGATGCAGAGTTCGACGCGAAATACGGGTGGTTCTTCGATCAACTGAAAACGCGTGTCGTGCCCAATATGCAGGCCCTTCAGAAGGGCGCGCGCGCAGCAGGGATCGAGGTGCTTTACACCACCATTGAAAGCCTGACCAAGGACGGGCGCGACCGGTCGCTGGACTACAAGATTACCGGCTTCAACGTGCCCAAGGGGTCTTGGGACGGCAAGGTGATTGACGAACTGGCCCCGGGCGAGGATGAAATCGTCTTCCCCAAATCCTCGTCTTCGGTTTTTGTCTCGACCCATATTGATTATGTGCTGCGCAATCTGGGCGTGAAGCAATTGGTGATCTCGGGGCTTGTCACCGATCAATGCGTCGAAAGCGCGATCCGGGATGCCTGTGATCTGGGCTATCTGGTGACCCAGGTGACCGACGCCTGCATGACATACACCCAGGCCCGCCATGACAATTCGCTTGAGACAATCAAAGGCTATTGCAGGCAGGTGAAGACGGCGCAATTGCTCATGGAGATCGGCCATGGATAG